The proteins below are encoded in one region of Flammeovirga kamogawensis:
- a CDS encoding VIT domain-containing protein, protein MKKLLFVILSYVVLNTTLTAQILMPNVIINQIDESDSIALRKLYIDVLVVDNIATTTMEMHFYNYGDNILKGDLNFPLSAGQVVSRYALDVNGELREGVVVKKEKAKEVFEQVVRQQIDPGILEKTVGENFKTSLYPLNPKEYKKCIVAFDHELEVNDNGLYYNLPLNFTNKLDNFEVHVEVVNRPLVVPTNTKNNITLKFDKQHSAFISNYKKTNILLTKSLSFDLPKSDNLKEIVTSKGTVNNQNYFYINTQPLASVQLKSKPKKITVLWDISGSRTSAEINKDIVFLENYIEWTRNAEIEIVPFNIKAHKKRKFSVKNGDITALKNYINTLNYDGATIINQSLFDNIQTNEFLLFTDGINNFSPSALIQVTKPIYTISANSIADKTFLKSIAVQNNGVFIDLQKLQIENAIHLITHPPLQFISAQYDNNEIDKVYPSRATLIEGNFGITGVLKGSKSEIKLNFGYNGKVTESKSFTIIKNDKNDFSLIEKLWAQKQIDELSIQSKKNKEKITALGKEYSIVTDYTSFIVLDRIEDYVQHEITPPPSLLKEYNRLVAEKTSNKQKNKKAHLDVVWTQFKKDIEWWENAEDKTDFAKEELLKRKEKKQNNKRDQSINGVIEVPDEETIIENFDEEESQMNLQGVVPGICIESVSDVNQEGAEDMEMELEEDAFYLSAPADEIATMDLKKKVGSRRTKSLMKLNTYDSDAEYLKELKAHKGGSQLETYYILRKQYAETPSFFYDVASYFYKEGKSDLALQVISNLAEIDLENHEILRTLGRKLQEFKQYNISIYVFKKLIDLRPFEPQNFRDLAFVYADKGEFQKSVDCYYSTIGGEFSEDISRRFGNIDIILLHEMNDLIAKHSDKIDVSGIDKRFVYNMPVDIRIVIDWDMLDTDIDLWVTDPLQEKCYYQHKNTLIGGIISQDLTQGYGPEEFRLKYAVDGNYVVQTHYYGNSKQSLFGPVTVRAFLYTNYGTTDEQCQLVSLQLSEIQKGIFDIGTLEFKVAN, encoded by the coding sequence ATGAAAAAGCTACTCTTTGTTATTTTATCGTATGTAGTATTAAATACTACACTCACTGCACAAATTTTAATGCCCAATGTAATTATTAATCAGATAGATGAAAGTGATTCAATTGCATTAAGAAAACTTTATATTGATGTTCTTGTTGTGGATAATATTGCCACAACAACAATGGAAATGCATTTTTACAATTATGGCGATAATATCTTAAAAGGAGATCTAAATTTTCCTTTGTCAGCAGGGCAAGTAGTTTCTAGATATGCTCTTGATGTAAATGGAGAATTAAGAGAAGGTGTTGTTGTTAAGAAAGAAAAAGCAAAAGAAGTATTTGAACAAGTAGTAAGGCAACAAATTGATCCAGGTATCTTAGAAAAAACAGTTGGAGAAAATTTCAAAACATCACTTTATCCTTTAAACCCTAAAGAGTATAAAAAGTGCATTGTGGCTTTTGATCATGAATTAGAAGTAAATGATAACGGTTTGTATTACAACCTTCCATTAAATTTTACGAATAAATTAGACAATTTTGAAGTTCATGTTGAAGTAGTAAATAGACCTCTTGTAGTTCCTACAAATACAAAGAATAACATTACCTTAAAATTTGATAAGCAACACTCAGCATTTATCAGTAATTATAAAAAGACAAACATTCTTTTAACCAAGAGTTTATCTTTTGATCTTCCAAAGTCGGACAACTTAAAAGAGATTGTTACTTCTAAGGGGACTGTAAATAATCAAAATTACTTTTATATTAATACACAACCTTTAGCGTCTGTTCAATTAAAAAGCAAACCAAAAAAAATAACTGTTCTTTGGGATATTTCAGGTTCTAGAACATCCGCAGAAATAAATAAGGATATTGTTTTTCTAGAAAACTATATTGAATGGACGAGAAATGCTGAAATTGAAATTGTTCCATTTAATATTAAAGCACATAAGAAAAGAAAATTTTCTGTTAAGAATGGAGATATAACAGCATTAAAAAACTACATCAATACTTTAAATTATGATGGAGCCACAATTATTAATCAGTCATTATTTGATAATATTCAAACCAACGAGTTTTTATTATTTACAGATGGAATCAATAACTTTTCTCCATCAGCTCTAATTCAGGTTACAAAACCTATTTATACTATTAGTGCAAATAGCATTGCTGATAAAACTTTTTTAAAATCTATCGCAGTTCAAAATAATGGGGTGTTTATAGATTTACAGAAATTGCAAATAGAAAATGCGATCCATTTAATTACACATCCACCGTTACAATTTATAAGTGCTCAATATGATAATAATGAAATTGACAAAGTATACCCAAGCAGAGCAACTTTAATAGAGGGTAATTTTGGAATTACAGGAGTTTTGAAAGGTAGTAAAAGTGAAATAAAATTGAACTTTGGTTATAATGGAAAAGTGACTGAATCAAAATCATTTACTATTATAAAGAATGATAAAAATGACTTTTCTTTAATTGAAAAACTGTGGGCTCAAAAACAGATTGATGAATTATCTATTCAATCAAAAAAGAACAAAGAGAAAATAACAGCCTTAGGCAAAGAATATAGTATTGTTACAGATTATACATCATTTATAGTTCTAGATAGAATAGAAGATTATGTTCAGCACGAAATAACTCCACCACCTTCTTTATTAAAAGAATACAACAGGTTAGTAGCAGAAAAAACTTCAAACAAACAGAAAAACAAGAAAGCCCATTTAGATGTAGTATGGACACAGTTTAAAAAAGATATTGAATGGTGGGAAAACGCAGAAGATAAGACGGACTTTGCTAAGGAAGAGTTATTAAAAAGAAAAGAAAAAAAACAAAATAATAAAAGAGACCAATCTATAAATGGGGTTATTGAAGTACCAGATGAAGAAACCATTATTGAAAACTTTGATGAAGAGGAAAGTCAAATGAATCTTCAAGGAGTTGTGCCAGGAATTTGTATAGAAAGTGTTTCAGATGTAAATCAGGAAGGAGCAGAGGACATGGAAATGGAGTTGGAAGAAGATGCATTCTATTTATCGGCTCCCGCAGATGAAATTGCAACTATGGATTTAAAAAAGAAGGTTGGGAGCAGAAGAACTAAATCATTAATGAAATTAAATACTTATGATTCTGATGCTGAATATTTAAAAGAACTTAAAGCACATAAAGGAGGAAGTCAATTAGAAACTTATTATATACTTAGAAAGCAATATGCTGAAACACCCTCTTTTTTCTATGATGTAGCTTCCTATTTTTATAAGGAAGGTAAATCAGATTTAGCACTTCAGGTTATTAGTAACCTTGCGGAAATTGATCTTGAAAACCACGAAATTTTAAGAACGTTAGGTAGAAAATTACAAGAGTTTAAGCAATACAATATATCAATCTATGTTTTCAAAAAACTAATTGATTTAAGACCATTCGAGCCTCAAAATTTTAGAGATCTTGCTTTTGTTTATGCAGATAAAGGAGAATTTCAGAAAAGTGTTGATTGCTATTATTCTACTATCGGAGGAGAATTTTCTGAAGATATAAGTAGAAGATTTGGGAATATTGATATCATACTTCTACATGAAATGAACGATTTAATTGCAAAACATTCAGATAAAATAGATGTTTCTGGTATTGATAAACGCTTTGTTTATAATATGCCTGTAGATATAAGAATAGTAATTGATTGGGATATGTTAGATACTGATATTGATTTGTGGGTTACCGATCCATTACAAGAAAAGTGTTATTATCAACATAAGAATACATTAATTGGTGGAATTATATCTCAAGATTTAACGCAAGGGTACGGACCCGAAGAGTTTAGGTTAAAATATGCTGTAGATGGAAATTATGTAGTACAAACACATTATTACGGAAATTCTAAACAATCATTGTTTGGTCCTGTTACAGTTCGAGCATTTTTGTATACAAATTATGGAACAACAGATGAGCAATGTCAACTTGTAAGTTTACAGCTTTCAGAAATCCAGAAAGGAATTTTTGATATTGGTACATTAGAATTTAAAGTTGCCAATTAA
- a CDS encoding T9SS type A sorting domain-containing protein: protein MKMNKSAVIKSITFILFITLLSIHLTKGQKYIEDKSINYKETVVPITTIVEEDDNKITNVTYEIYSGGVLKLTNHGSIHLANVKFVMLGGDLEFSAEEVNVFNKDGDTEVIWDDDSGESCIEFDDGVTFKDEIIGFDPEAECGNPDEDLPVELISFEAEVFDNGTSLYWSTASEINSKHFEVQFSSDNRHWETLEIILAAGNSNVQIDYQYDDYIIRSGTGYFRLNQVDLDGKNELFGPIQVVYNEEESQDINGIIYPVPQAAGNTINLDVNNNEPYTIMIFNQIGQLVYQSFDNINSQQLSTPWGRGVFVMHLLQGKEKDIIKFQMQ, encoded by the coding sequence ATGAAAATGAATAAATCAGCAGTTATAAAAAGTATTACTTTCATACTTTTTATAACTCTTTTGTCGATACATTTAACTAAAGGTCAGAAATACATTGAAGATAAATCTATTAATTATAAAGAAACAGTTGTTCCGATTACTACTATTGTAGAAGAAGATGACAACAAAATAACAAACGTTACTTATGAAATATATTCAGGAGGTGTTTTAAAGTTAACAAATCACGGTTCAATTCACCTAGCTAATGTAAAGTTTGTGATGCTAGGAGGCGATCTAGAATTCTCTGCTGAAGAAGTAAATGTCTTTAATAAAGATGGTGACACTGAAGTAATTTGGGATGATGATTCAGGAGAAAGCTGTATAGAATTTGATGATGGAGTAACTTTTAAAGACGAAATTATTGGATTTGATCCTGAAGCAGAATGTGGTAATCCAGATGAAGATCTCCCCGTAGAACTTATCAGTTTTGAAGCTGAGGTTTTTGATAATGGTACATCTTTATATTGGAGTACAGCTTCTGAAATAAACAGTAAGCATTTTGAGGTACAATTCTCATCTGATAATAGGCATTGGGAAACCTTAGAAATTATACTTGCAGCCGGAAATAGTAATGTTCAGATTGATTATCAATATGATGATTATATAATTCGTAGTGGCACAGGTTATTTTCGTTTAAATCAGGTAGATCTTGATGGTAAAAATGAATTATTTGGTCCTATTCAAGTGGTTTATAATGAAGAGGAAAGTCAAGATATTAATGGAATTATTTATCCCGTACCACAAGCTGCAGGTAATACAATCAATTTAGATGTAAATAATAATGAGCCATATACAATTATGATCTTCAACCAGATTGGGCAGTTGGTCTATCAATCATTTGATAACATCAATAGTCAACAACTTTCTACTCCTTGGGGTAGAGGTGTATTTGTAATGCATCTTTTGCAAGGAAAGGAAAAAGATATTATCAAGTTTCAGATGCAATAG
- a CDS encoding antibiotic biosynthesis monooxygenase family protein — protein MIAKTPKPPYYAVIFTSIVTDTLDGYADTANKMVEMVSKQNGFLGFEAAREDIGITVSYWKDLASIKAWKENIEHTEARNKGRESWYKNYKTRICKVERDYGLGDI, from the coding sequence ATGATAGCAAAAACTCCTAAGCCACCTTATTATGCAGTTATTTTTACATCAATTGTAACAGATACCTTAGACGGATACGCTGACACAGCTAATAAAATGGTTGAAATGGTAAGTAAACAAAATGGTTTTCTTGGCTTTGAAGCAGCACGTGAAGATATAGGAATTACTGTTTCGTATTGGAAAGACTTAGCATCTATCAAAGCCTGGAAAGAAAATATAGAACATACGGAAGCTAGAAATAAGGGAAGGGAAAGTTGGTATAAAAACTATAAAACTAGGATTTGTAAGGTAGAACGAGACTATGGGTTGGGAGATATTTAA
- a CDS encoding PH domain-containing protein — protein sequence MNDKFYSTSLDTLAKILTAFTISISVFVTYNSIINLMYYSTNLFSENLLHLFIIVVMVAFFAFCFLFAPKGYRVTDNKLIILRRGKNKSYQLEEIEKIITPTKSEMRNTIRTFGVGGFFGYFGKFSNKKYGKLTFYISQRKNYIIAFLKSGEKIVLSPDDLLLVNSLSLETA from the coding sequence ATGAATGATAAATTTTATTCAACCTCATTAGATACATTAGCTAAAATTCTTACTGCATTTACAATTTCAATTTCTGTATTTGTTACCTATAATAGTATAATTAACCTAATGTATTACAGCACAAATTTATTCTCAGAAAATTTGTTGCACTTATTTATTATTGTGGTAATGGTAGCATTTTTTGCGTTTTGTTTTTTATTTGCACCAAAAGGCTATCGAGTTACAGATAATAAATTGATTATTCTCCGTAGAGGAAAAAATAAATCGTATCAATTGGAAGAAATTGAAAAGATTATAACACCAACAAAGAGTGAGATGAGAAATACAATCAGAACATTTGGAGTAGGTGGTTTTTTTGGATATTTCGGTAAGTTTTCAAATAAAAAATACGGGAAACTCACTTTTTATATTTCACAAAGGAAAAATTATATCATAGCATTTCTTAAATCCGGAGAAAAGATAGTTTTATCGCCAGATGATCTATTATTAGTAAACTCCTTATCTTTAGAAACTGCTTAA